The genomic region CAGGGTGGCATAGACCTTCTGGTGGCGCTTGACGCGGTTGAGCCCCTCGAACTGCTGGCTGACCAGCACGGCCTTGAAGTGGGTCTGCAACCCACGGCTGTGCATATGGCTTTCATCCAGCACGCTCAAGTGTTCCGGGCTCAGGGCGACGAGTGCCGATTCGATACGCTGTTGCATGGTCATTCCTGTTTACTTCTTCTTGGCCGGGGCTGGGGCTTTTGGCGTCAGCTCGTTGGTCATGTCTTCCAGCAGCTTGTTCACCACCGGTACCGCGCTTTCCAGCTTGGCCTGGGTCATCTGGGCCGATTGCTGGGTCAGCTGAGGCATTTTTTCCAGGACTTTCTTGCCCAGAGGCGACTGGTAGAACGCAACCAGGTCCTTGAGCTCGGATTCGCTGAAGTTACTGGTGTACAGCTTGATCATGTCCGGCTTGAGCTTGTTCCAGCCGATCGCCTGGTCCAGGGCGGTGTTGGCCTTGGCCTGGTAGGTGTCCAGAACGGTTTGCTTGGAAGCAGGCGCCTTGGTCTGCTCGAAACGCTGGGCGAACATTTGTTGCACTTGCATGTACACCGGGGTACCCAGCTTGTCGGCATGGGCCAGGGTAAGGAAGGCTTCGGCACTGGCGTTGTGGCTGGCGGTATCGGCAAAAACCTGGCCGCTGGCACATACCAGAGCAACCGCGGTACAGATGGCACGAAGACGAGTCATCGAGTTTCCTTTTCTAGCAGGCGAGGTAAGACCCCAAGGGCGCCCATTCTGCGCCTAAAAAACGCCGCGGCTCAACCCCACGCCTTATGGGGCCTGGTTTTGCGGGGCGGAATCCGATGAAAAGTCTTTTAAGGGAACCCCACCGGACGATCACAGCCTAAACTGCGCAAACGAACCTGAAGGAGTGTGCCCGATGAGCCGTATCGAAACCGACAGCCTGGGAGAAGTGCAAGTCCCGGATGACGCTTACTGGGGTGCGCAGACCCAACGCTCGCTGGTGAACTTCGCCATCGGCGACCAGCGCATGCCCTTGGCTGTGTTGCACGCCTTGGCCCTGATCAAGAAAGCTGCGGCCCGGGTCAACGACCGCAATGGCGACCTGCCCGCCGACATCGCTCGGCTGATCGAACAGGCCGCCGACGAAGTGCTCGCCGGCGAACACGACGACCAGTTCCCCTTGGTGGTGTGGCAGACCGGCAGCGGCACCCAGAGCAACATGAACGCCAACGAAGTGATCGCCGGCCGTGCCAACGAGCTGGCGGGCAAACCCCGTGGCGGCAAGAGCCCGGTTCACCCCAATGATCACGTGAACCGCTCCCAGAGCTCCAACGACTGCTTCCCCACCGCCATGAGCATCGCCGCCGTGCAGGCGGTCACTGAGAAGCTGTTGCCAGCCATCCGTGAACTGTCCGGCGGTTTGGCAGAGTTGTCGGCGCGCCACATGAAGCTGGTGAAAACCGGCCGCACCCACATGATGGACGCCACGCCGATCACCTTCGGCCAGGAAGTCTCGGCATTCATAGCGCAACTGGATTACGCCGAACGGGCCATCCGCAGTGCCCTTCCCGCCGTGTGTGAGCTGGCCCAGGGCGGTACTGCCGTCGGCACCGGACTCAATTCACCCCACGGTTTTGGCGAGGCGATTGCCTCGGAATTGGCCGCGCTGTCAGGCCTGCCGTTTGTCACCGCGCCGAACAAATTTGCCGCATTGTCCGGCCATGAGCCGTTGACCACCTTGCACGGCGCACTGAAAACCCTGGCCGTGGCGCTGATGAAAATCGCCAACGACCTGCGCCTGCTGGGCTCCGGCCCGCGTGCCGGGCTCGCGGAAGTGAAGTTGCCGGCGAATGAACCGGGCAGCTCGATCATGCCCGGCAAGGTCAACCCGACCCAGTGCGAAGCGCTGTCGATGCTGGCCTGCCAGGTGCTGGGCAACGACGTGACCATCGGTTTCGCCGCCAGCCAGGGCCATTTGCAGTTGAACGTGTACAAGCCGGTGATCATCCACAACCTGCTGGAGTCGATCCGCCTGCTGGCTGACGGTTGCAGCAACTTTCAGGAGCACTGCATCGCCGGCCTCGAACCCGACGCCGAACAAATGGCCGCGCACCTTGAGCGTGGCCTGATGCTGGTGACTGCGCTGAACCCGCACATTGGCTACGACAAGTCCGCCGAGATCGCCAAGAAGGCCTATGCCGAAGGGCTGACCCTACGGGAAGCGGCGCTCGAGCTGGGCTATCTCACGGATGAAGAGTTCGACCAGTGGGTGCGTCCGGAAAACATGCTGGAAGCCGGTCACTAAGACACCAATCGTGCACGCCGGGCCCTGAGCCCGGCGAACAACGACGGGGCCAACGCCACAGTTGCGGAACCCAGCACCACCAGCACGGCCCCGCCGTAGCCGAGGGCGTTGATGTCTTCGGCGTGCACATACTCGGGCCACATCCACGCGGCCACAGCCACCGCGATGAAGGTCACCAATGGCGTCAGCGCCAGGGTGGCACTGACGCGCGAGGCTTCCCAGTGGGCCAGGGCTTCGGCGAATGCGCCGTAGGCAATCAGCGTATTGAAGCAGCAGGCCAGCAGCAGCCAGCCTTGTAGCGGGCTCAGTTGCAGCGCTTCCATCGGGTGCGCCCATGGCGTCAGCAAGAGCGCACAGCACAGGTAGATCACCATCATCACCTGCAACGAATTCCACACGGTCAACAACTGCTTCTGGCCCAGGGCGTAGAAGGTCCAGATGGTGGTGGCCAGGAGGATCGTCAGTACACCGGCGGTGTAGCTGCCCAGGGAGGTCAGCAGTTCGGTCAGGCGTTGGTTGAAGAACAGGCCGAAGCCGGTGATCAGCACCAGCAGGCCCACGCCCTGGCCGAAGCTGAAGCGTTCCTTGAACACGAAGACGCTGGCGATCATCAGGAAGATCGGGCCCACCTGCACCACCAATTGCGCGGTGCCGGGGCTTAGCAGTTTCAGGCCCACGAGGTAGAGCACGTAGTTGCCCATGAGGCCGCACACGGCGATTGCTACCAGCCAGCCGCCTTTGGCGCCAAGGGAGCGCCAACTGGGCAGGCGTCTGACTGCCGCGAGGTAGACGAACAGGCAACTGCCGGAGACCACCAAGCGAAACCAGGTGACGGTGACGGGGTCCATCACCTGCAAGACTTGTTTGAGTTTGATCGGCAGAATGCCCCAGAGCAGCGCGGTCAGCAGGGCCAGGGATAAACCGTAGACCCAACGGCCTGATGAGATGTGCATGAATGCCCCGAATGCCTGAGGTGGAGGAGGTGCATTCTAGGGGGACGCGGGGGGTGGGTGTATATCCGTTTTTTGGGTGATGGCTTGTATTGGTTCCGCTCTTACAGCGGGTCACTTTTGAAAGGAGCCCAAAAGTAACCAAAAGGCTCTTGCCCCACCACTCGGCACCTCGCCTAGGCTCGGTGTGCCCTCACTCCGGCTTTGGACCGTGGGCCGCCGTCATGGGCCATCCCTGGCCCAGGACGGCTAACCTGGCGTCCTGCCAGGTTACCCACGCTCCAAAGCCTGCGTTCGGCCAGCGTGGTTTAACGGGGCGCCTAAGATCAAAAGCAGATCAAGAGCACAGCGGCCTACCGGCCGGCTTGAGTGTGATGAAGCAAAAGCCAAATCAAAAGCTAAAGCGGGCACGGTCAAATGTGGGAGCTGGCTTGCCTGCGATGGCATCGCCTCGGTGTATCTGAAAAACCGAGGTGTCCGCATCGCAGGCAAGCCAGCTCCCACAGAAAAGCAGAGCTGCATCCGCTTCAGATTTGGCTTTCGCTCTGGATCTTGCCTCTGCTTTTAACACTCAAGCCGGCCGGGAGGCCGCTGTGCTCTGCTTTTGATCTGCTTTTGATTTTGATCTGACTGCCCCAATAAGCCCGAGGCCGAACGCAGGCAGTGCGGAGCGGGTAAACCGGCAGGACGCCGGTTTAGCCGCGCCGGGCCATGGATGGCCCGTCGCGGCGGCCCGCGGAGCAATGCCGGAGTGAGGGAACACCGAGCCTAAGCGAGGTGCCGACAGGCGGGGCAGAGCCCTTTGCTTACTTTGGGGCTTTTCCAAAGTGAGTCGCTGTAAGAGCCATCCCTTTCAAGGTCTGCGTTTAAAAGTCCGTTTAAGGCCATGTTTAAGTACGTTTATCCGACTTGGCCGCCTTAAGCACCCTAGCTGTTGAGACATGCGCCCGTGCTGCCTTACCTTCCAGCCACTCCTTGGGCTTGGCTACTTTGGGGCCACGAGGGCTTTTTGCTACGGACTTAGGTTTGATCATCCTTGCCAGGGCCAGCAATCGCTCTGCCAGCCCTTGCGGAGTCTTTTCAAGAGGGAAATTTTCCGCAGGCAATGCGATCTGCAAGCCTTGATAATCACTGCGAACATGCACCGCCAAATGGAAAATCGAAACCTGCCAACCCTCTGGCTGCGTTTCGCGGTGCGCCTGCTCAACGCTACGCTTGAGAACCGACAAAACGTTGTAAGCCAGGACCGCCGAGGCAAAGCCCAATAGCGCGGCTTTCGGGCTGCCAAGGCCTGTAATTTCACTGTCCAGTACCGACTCAAGGCGCTGAAACATTCCTTCGATACTCCAGCGATGACGGTATAAATCGGCTATCTGCCGGGCACCGATGGTGTCGGGCAAATTGCTCCAGAACCACATCACCAAATCACCTGAGTCATTCGCCGTTTGCAGGCTCAACTCAACACGTCGCCAGCGGCGGCCACCCTTCACTTCGATGATTTGTTCGCGAACGGTTCCGCTATCGACCGTCCCTGAGTCTTGCCACTCACTTTCCTGGACCAGGCGTGGATGCTTGCTGGGTTGGCGAACGATGAACGAAGCCCCCGTGTCCTCGCAGGCTTGCAGGATGGGCAGCGTGCAATAGAGCCGGTCAGCCATCCACAACTGGCCCGCGCATGCGCGGGCCAGCAGCGGTAAAACACTGACTCGCTCACTGGCGTAGGCATCTTCCCACGGCTGAAGATCAACGACTAAATCCAGATCCGGATCGTAGGCAACTACTGAAAATCCTGGGCGCGCTGCGCCGCGCTCATTGCGCAGAGCGCCTAGACGTTTTTCAGTGGCCGGCAAGTGGTTGCCATCCACAATACGCAACTGCCAGCCGGGCAGGATCGATGAATGGCCGAGCGTTTCGACGGTTGGTATCAAACGTTCGGCACTGCCCGAAATGAGGGCGCGAAGCAGCTCGGGTTCGGTTCGCTTGATCTTGTCATAGAGTGCCGAAACACTGACCGAAAGGCCCTCCATCTTGCGCGCCGCCGCGTGCAACGACGGCCTCAAGCCCAATGAAACAAGGGACATCAGCTCAACAACGGTTGAAAACAAAAGCTCACGTGAGTACTGCCGTTGGCGGTGATCATCGAACACCTTGTCAACCCAAGCGGCATCTACTGCCTGCTCTAATATCAACTTGGTCATGACGCTGGCCGGAGCCTGTTTTTCAAACCGTTCTAAAACCTTTTCCCACATAGTTTCGTCGTCCTGACTGGATTGGTTAGGGGATTTTAAACCAAGACCTTGAAAGGGATGGCTGTAAGAGCGAAACCATAAGCCGCCGTTACCTAAATAACGGATATGCCCCCCCAACCTACCGCACCGCCTCAAACAACCCAGTAGCCCCCATCCCCCCCCCAACACACATGGTAACGATGCCGTAACGCAACTTCCGCCGCTGCAACTCACGTACCAAATGCCCCACCTGCCGCGACCCCGTCATCCCAAACGGATGCCCGATGGAAATCGACCCACCGTTGACGTTGTACTTGGCGTTATCAATTTCCAGCCGATTACGCGCATACAGACACTGCGAAGCAAACGCCTCATTCAGCTCCCACAAATCAATATCCGCCACCGCCAGCCCGCGAGCCTTGAGCAACTTGGGCACCGAAAACACCGGCCCAATCCCCATCTCATCCGGCTCACAACCCGCCACCGTAAACCCACGGAAAAACGCCTTCGGCTTCAGCCCCAATTCCAGGGCCTTCTCCAGGCTCATCACCAGTGTCATGGAAGCCCCATCAGACAACTGCGACGAATTCCCCGCCGTCACCGACCCATCCTCGGCAAACACCGGCTTCAACCCCGCAAGACTGGCCAAGGTCGTATCGGGACGATTGCAGTCATCACGGTCCACCACCCCATCCAACACCTGCACCGCGCCGGAGTTCTTGTCCTCGACCTTATACTTCACCGCCATCGGCACGATTTCATCATCAAACAACCCGTCAGCCTGGGCCTGAGCCGTACGCTGCTGGCTTTGCAGCGCATACAAATCCTGCTCTTCACGACTCATGTGATACCGCCGCGCAACGATTTCAGCGGTCTGCCCCATAGGGAAATAAATACCCGGCACCTGCTCCTT from Pseudomonas yamanorum harbors:
- a CDS encoding BolA family protein, with the protein product MTMQQRIESALVALSPEHLSVLDESHMHSRGLQTHFKAVLVSQQFEGLNRVKRHQKVYATLGDLMSEFHALALHTYTPEEWAKIDAAPASPTCAGGH
- a CDS encoding class II fumarate hydratase; the encoded protein is MSRIETDSLGEVQVPDDAYWGAQTQRSLVNFAIGDQRMPLAVLHALALIKKAAARVNDRNGDLPADIARLIEQAADEVLAGEHDDQFPLVVWQTGSGTQSNMNANEVIAGRANELAGKPRGGKSPVHPNDHVNRSQSSNDCFPTAMSIAAVQAVTEKLLPAIRELSGGLAELSARHMKLVKTGRTHMMDATPITFGQEVSAFIAQLDYAERAIRSALPAVCELAQGGTAVGTGLNSPHGFGEAIASELAALSGLPFVTAPNKFAALSGHEPLTTLHGALKTLAVALMKIANDLRLLGSGPRAGLAEVKLPANEPGSSIMPGKVNPTQCEALSMLACQVLGNDVTIGFAASQGHLQLNVYKPVIIHNLLESIRLLADGCSNFQEHCIAGLEPDAEQMAAHLERGLMLVTALNPHIGYDKSAEIAKKAYAEGLTLREAALELGYLTDEEFDQWVRPENMLEAGH
- a CDS encoding DUF2059 domain-containing protein is translated as MTRLRAICTAVALVCASGQVFADTASHNASAEAFLTLAHADKLGTPVYMQVQQMFAQRFEQTKAPASKQTVLDTYQAKANTALDQAIGWNKLKPDMIKLYTSNFSESELKDLVAFYQSPLGKKVLEKMPQLTQQSAQMTQAKLESAVPVVNKLLEDMTNELTPKAPAPAKKK
- a CDS encoding thiolase family protein, whose translation is MREVVIVDSVRTGLAKSFRGKFNQTRPDDMAAHCVNALLTRNGIDPATVEDCIVGAGSNEGAQGYNIGRNVAVLSQLGTGTAGMTLNRFCSSGLQAIAIAANQIASGCSDIIVAGGVESISLTMKSVNTDNLINPLLKEQVPGIYFPMGQTAEIVARRYHMSREEQDLYALQSQQRTAQAQADGLFDDEIVPMAVKYKVEDKNSGAVQVLDGVVDRDDCNRPDTTLASLAGLKPVFAEDGSVTAGNSSQLSDGASMTLVMSLEKALELGLKPKAFFRGFTVAGCEPDEMGIGPVFSVPKLLKARGLAVADIDLWELNEAFASQCLYARNRLEIDNAKYNVNGGSISIGHPFGMTGSRQVGHLVRELQRRKLRYGIVTMCVGGGMGATGLFEAVR
- a CDS encoding IS4 family transposase, which codes for MTKLILEQAVDAAWVDKVFDDHRQRQYSRELLFSTVVELMSLVSLGLRPSLHAAARKMEGLSVSVSALYDKIKRTEPELLRALISGSAERLIPTVETLGHSSILPGWQLRIVDGNHLPATEKRLGALRNERGAARPGFSVVAYDPDLDLVVDLQPWEDAYASERVSVLPLLARACAGQLWMADRLYCTLPILQACEDTGASFIVRQPSKHPRLVQESEWQDSGTVDSGTVREQIIEVKGGRRWRRVELSLQTANDSGDLVMWFWSNLPDTIGARQIADLYRHRWSIEGMFQRLESVLDSEITGLGSPKAALLGFASAVLAYNVLSVLKRSVEQAHRETQPEGWQVSIFHLAVHVRSDYQGLQIALPAENFPLEKTPQGLAERLLALARMIKPKSVAKSPRGPKVAKPKEWLEGKAARAHVSTARVLKAAKSDKRT
- a CDS encoding DMT family transporter: MHISSGRWVYGLSLALLTALLWGILPIKLKQVLQVMDPVTVTWFRLVVSGSCLFVYLAAVRRLPSWRSLGAKGGWLVAIAVCGLMGNYVLYLVGLKLLSPGTAQLVVQVGPIFLMIASVFVFKERFSFGQGVGLLVLITGFGLFFNQRLTELLTSLGSYTAGVLTILLATTIWTFYALGQKQLLTVWNSLQVMMVIYLCCALLLTPWAHPMEALQLSPLQGWLLLACCFNTLIAYGAFAEALAHWEASRVSATLALTPLVTFIAVAVAAWMWPEYVHAEDINALGYGGAVLVVLGSATVALAPSLFAGLRARRARLVS